One genomic segment of Halodesulfovibrio aestuarii DSM 17919 = ATCC 29578 includes these proteins:
- the rlmB gene encoding 23S rRNA (guanosine(2251)-2'-O)-methyltransferase RlmB, which produces MSDNYKENTDGILPGVKPVVEQLTSSPEQVDSVLIRKDKRGADISKITDLCKKNKIRFMFVQDQSLNKLFEGNHQGVIAKIFKAGFKSEDEVLSEALEAELPLVVVLDQIQDPGNAGTLARTIYGIGAGGMIVPKHNASFLGAAAAKVSAGALGKLAVAKATNISRTLELAKEMGYFVYGAEYKEGAENLYKTKLHTPAVLVLGNEEKGIRPNVAKRLDVSLFIPMAHGFDSLNVAQAGAMILSQFYAANCD; this is translated from the coding sequence ATGAGCGACAATTACAAAGAAAACACTGATGGCATACTTCCGGGCGTAAAACCGGTAGTTGAGCAACTTACCTCTTCACCTGAGCAAGTTGACTCCGTTCTTATCCGTAAAGATAAACGAGGAGCGGATATCTCAAAAATAACTGACCTGTGTAAAAAGAATAAAATTCGTTTTATGTTCGTACAGGACCAGTCCTTAAACAAACTGTTTGAAGGTAACCATCAGGGTGTTATTGCAAAAATATTTAAAGCTGGCTTTAAATCTGAAGATGAAGTTCTTTCTGAAGCACTGGAAGCGGAATTGCCACTTGTTGTTGTTCTAGATCAAATCCAAGATCCCGGTAACGCCGGAACACTTGCCCGAACAATTTATGGTATCGGCGCTGGCGGCATGATTGTTCCGAAACACAATGCTTCTTTTCTGGGTGCAGCTGCTGCAAAAGTCTCCGCCGGAGCTCTTGGCAAGCTTGCAGTTGCAAAAGCTACTAACATTTCAAGGACATTAGAACTTGCAAAAGAAATGGGATATTTTGTGTACGGCGCAGAATACAAAGAAGGCGCAGAAAACTTGTATAAAACAAAACTGCACACCCCTGCCGTCTTAGTATTAGGAAACGAGGAAAAAGGCATCCGCCCGAATGTCGCTAAACGACTGGATGTATCCCTGTTTATCCCTATGGCTCACGGTTTTGATTCGCTTAACGTAGCGCAGGCCGGCGCCATGATCCTTTCCCAATTCTATGCTGCAAATTGTGATTAA
- a CDS encoding lytic transglycosylase domain-containing protein, which yields MHKNFDTQKMTFRKILLLCLACMLLAACTSKSSKSTATLPVPIPDETAMITELVELEVSGEPADEVVDVQVPPADDAEPLSSEELEALETRLNINIDMDESDRKVVEQYFKYFTHRGRKTFQRYLSRCGALLPHATEIFKQKGLPEEIVYLAFVESGFNAKAYSRAGAAGVWQFMPYTGRKYGLKQNWWIDERRDPYKSASAAADYLLKLYNDFGDWYLAIAAYNAGEGKIGRAMEKTGAESFFELTQKNHKLSHKARLRKETKHYVPKFLAIVKIMRNLEKLGFDPCEGGACEPIKAIKVKGGTDLLALANDLNIRWKTFYDMNTAFRRQVSPPDYEATVYVPAVKAAKAIAFLQSDKSRPYAGWISYKVRRGDSWYRIGRKHGVPVAVLKKVNNRRSNMLKPGQRLMIPGSNSTQVAWRSPRAKTHAIAQKRGNYVVQKGDTLYGISRSSGVSVKTLLSANGLRSAKLLRAGTKLYIPNQSKRTAARKSSKKKATKTVAYQVRRGESVWTIAKKFGVSYKDVLRWNQLSKRSVLRPGDNLKIYAN from the coding sequence ATGCATAAAAATTTTGATACTCAAAAAATGACTTTTCGAAAGATTCTTCTTTTGTGCCTTGCGTGCATGTTGCTTGCGGCGTGTACTTCTAAATCAAGCAAAAGCACGGCCACACTGCCTGTTCCTATTCCGGACGAGACAGCCATGATCACAGAGCTCGTTGAGCTTGAAGTCAGTGGTGAACCGGCAGACGAAGTTGTCGATGTGCAGGTTCCTCCTGCAGATGACGCAGAGCCGTTATCCAGTGAAGAACTTGAAGCGCTCGAAACTCGTCTTAACATCAATATTGATATGGACGAGAGCGATCGTAAGGTTGTTGAGCAATATTTCAAGTATTTCACTCACCGAGGACGTAAAACTTTCCAACGTTATCTGTCCCGTTGTGGAGCGTTGCTTCCTCATGCTACCGAGATTTTTAAACAAAAAGGCTTGCCGGAAGAGATAGTATATCTTGCCTTTGTAGAAAGTGGTTTTAATGCGAAGGCATACTCGCGTGCTGGTGCTGCCGGTGTTTGGCAGTTTATGCCCTATACTGGTAGAAAATACGGTTTGAAACAAAACTGGTGGATTGATGAACGACGCGATCCTTACAAATCCGCATCTGCTGCCGCAGATTATCTTCTAAAATTATATAACGACTTCGGAGATTGGTATCTCGCCATTGCCGCATACAATGCAGGTGAAGGCAAAATTGGTCGTGCTATGGAGAAGACCGGCGCAGAAAGCTTTTTTGAATTAACGCAGAAAAATCATAAGCTGAGCCATAAAGCTAGATTGCGCAAAGAAACCAAACATTACGTTCCTAAGTTTCTTGCTATCGTAAAAATTATGCGCAACCTTGAAAAACTGGGGTTTGACCCTTGTGAAGGCGGAGCATGCGAACCTATTAAAGCTATTAAGGTAAAGGGCGGTACAGACTTACTTGCTCTTGCCAACGACCTGAACATCAGGTGGAAGACTTTTTACGATATGAACACAGCGTTCCGTCGTCAGGTGAGTCCTCCTGATTATGAAGCGACAGTATATGTGCCTGCGGTTAAGGCCGCTAAGGCTATAGCGTTTCTTCAAAGTGATAAATCCCGTCCTTATGCTGGGTGGATCTCATACAAGGTACGCAGGGGCGACTCATGGTACCGTATCGGCCGTAAGCATGGCGTTCCGGTAGCTGTATTGAAGAAGGTCAATAACCGCAGAAGCAATATGCTAAAACCGGGACAACGATTAATGATTCCCGGCAGCAACTCCACTCAGGTTGCATGGCGTAGCCCTCGTGCAAAAACTCATGCAATTGCGCAGAAACGCGGTAACTATGTTGTACAGAAGGGTGACACCCTGTACGGTATATCTCGCTCTTCTGGCGTAAGTGTCAAAACGTTATTGTCTGCAAATGGCTTACGTTCGGCTAAATTGCTTCGTGCTGGCACTAAGTTATACATTCCTAATCAGTCCAAGAGGACTGCTGCTAGAAAATCATCTAAGAAGAAAGCGACTAAAACCGTTGCGTATCAAGTTCGCAGAGGTGAGTCTGTTTGGACTATCGCGAAAAAGTTTGGTGTATCATACAAAGATGTTCTTCGCTGGAACCAGTTGAGTAAACGCTCTGTTCTGCGTCCCGGTGATAATTTGAAGATTTACGCGAATTAA
- a CDS encoding FAD-binding and (Fe-S)-binding domain-containing protein — protein sequence MHVTPHIAFYNDLLSIIPKKRIYRDPLQVLAYGTDASFYRLIPKMVVDAESEEEVLHILKLADTHRVAVTFRAAGTSLSGQGISDSVLVRIGDAWRNYRITENATRFTVQPGLIGGHANRALLPFGRKIGPDPASIDSAKIGGIVANNASGMCCGVAENSYKTLNSMRLALYDGTLLDTACEESKRRFEEKHPEVVKGLQDIRERVMADKDLSGLIAKKFKIKNTTGYSLNAIVDFDDPYEILQHLMVGSEGSLGFISEVTYRTVIEPKYKATALAMFPSLQDACLATMELKKQPVSAVELMDERSLRSVSDKPGMPDSIKNIAAGTTSLLIETASNDPFEIEEQVKAIIASVDHINKLEPVEFCHDPIQCAKFWAVRKGLFPAVGAVRETGTTVIIEDVAFPPESFADGVARLEELLKKYRYDLAIIFGHALEGNVHFVFTQDFSIGSEIDRYQKFMDEVCTMVATEYKGSLKAEHGTGRNMAPFVELEWGKQAHDLMREIKNLLDPYNLLNPGVIINDDPRAHLTALKPLPVAHDIVDKCIECGFCEPICPSANITFTPRQRITSLRELYRLKDSPSEQKKFKKMWAEYNYLAMETCATDGLCHTLCPVDINTGSMIKDLRAQRASSFANSTADWVGRNFSSVAKGVQVALKGANLAHRLFGTHVMDSGAHVLRVVSMKKIPLWNKEMPTSASLIKPVPINDGNPDKVVYFPSCISRTMGPSKGDPESTDIPQKTIQLLLKAGYEVLFPSNMQNLCCGQAFASKGYTAQGEHKSKELSDALLAISENGLYPVLCDTSPCLHRMLDYMDKRLTLYDPIRFCLECLPDRLDFVKLPRKVAIHPTCTVREMKLVEPLVELANMCAEHVVLPADVYCCGFAGDRGFSFPELNKAALADLPKQVEDCDEAYSTSRTCEVGLSLHSGLKYRNIMYLVDDATVVKKE from the coding sequence ATGCATGTAACGCCGCATATAGCTTTTTATAATGATTTACTGTCTATAATTCCAAAAAAAAGAATTTATAGAGATCCGTTGCAGGTACTGGCGTATGGAACAGACGCCAGTTTTTACCGTCTAATTCCTAAGATGGTTGTGGATGCAGAGTCCGAAGAGGAAGTGCTGCATATTTTAAAATTAGCGGATACACATAGGGTTGCTGTAACGTTTCGTGCTGCGGGAACAAGTCTCTCAGGGCAGGGAATTTCAGATTCAGTTCTGGTGCGTATTGGCGATGCATGGCGTAATTATCGCATTACAGAAAATGCAACTCGTTTCACTGTGCAGCCGGGGTTGATAGGTGGTCATGCAAACAGAGCTTTGCTGCCGTTTGGAAGAAAAATCGGCCCTGACCCTGCATCTATTGATAGTGCTAAAATTGGGGGGATTGTTGCCAACAATGCTTCCGGTATGTGCTGCGGTGTCGCTGAAAACAGTTATAAGACCTTAAATAGTATGCGCCTTGCTCTGTATGATGGAACCTTGCTTGATACCGCATGTGAAGAAAGCAAAAGAAGGTTTGAAGAAAAGCATCCGGAAGTTGTGAAGGGGCTTCAGGATATTCGTGAGCGAGTTATGGCAGACAAAGATTTGTCCGGTCTTATTGCTAAGAAATTTAAAATTAAGAACACAACTGGCTATAGCCTGAACGCTATTGTGGACTTTGACGATCCATATGAAATATTGCAGCACCTCATGGTGGGGTCAGAAGGCTCATTAGGGTTTATATCAGAAGTTACTTATCGAACAGTAATTGAGCCTAAGTACAAAGCTACCGCGCTTGCTATGTTTCCGAGTCTTCAAGATGCCTGTTTGGCAACGATGGAGTTAAAAAAGCAGCCTGTGTCCGCTGTGGAGTTAATGGATGAGCGTTCGTTGCGCTCTGTAAGCGATAAGCCGGGGATGCCGGATTCTATTAAAAACATTGCGGCAGGCACAACCTCGCTTCTTATTGAAACAGCTTCAAATGATCCATTTGAAATAGAAGAACAGGTTAAGGCGATTATTGCTTCCGTAGATCATATTAACAAATTAGAGCCTGTTGAATTTTGTCATGACCCTATTCAGTGCGCTAAATTCTGGGCAGTGCGAAAGGGGTTGTTCCCTGCCGTGGGTGCCGTTCGAGAAACAGGTACAACAGTAATTATTGAAGATGTGGCCTTCCCTCCGGAAAGTTTTGCAGATGGTGTAGCGCGTCTGGAAGAATTGTTGAAAAAGTACAGGTACGACTTAGCAATCATATTTGGACATGCGCTTGAAGGTAACGTGCATTTTGTGTTTACACAGGACTTCAGTATCGGCTCAGAAATTGATCGCTATCAAAAATTTATGGATGAAGTTTGTACTATGGTGGCAACTGAGTACAAAGGCTCGCTGAAAGCAGAACACGGAACTGGGCGTAATATGGCGCCGTTCGTGGAATTGGAGTGGGGCAAGCAAGCGCATGATCTTATGCGTGAGATTAAAAACTTACTTGATCCATATAATCTGCTGAACCCCGGTGTTATCATTAACGATGATCCGCGTGCGCACCTTACAGCACTCAAGCCGCTTCCGGTAGCGCATGATATTGTGGACAAATGTATTGAGTGCGGTTTTTGCGAGCCTATCTGTCCTTCTGCAAATATAACATTTACGCCGCGTCAGCGAATCACCAGTCTTCGCGAATTGTATCGGCTCAAAGACTCACCATCAGAGCAGAAGAAGTTTAAAAAGATGTGGGCAGAGTATAACTACCTTGCCATGGAAACCTGCGCTACTGACGGGCTGTGCCATACTCTTTGTCCTGTTGATATTAATACAGGCTCTATGATTAAAGACCTGCGTGCTCAACGAGCCTCCTCTTTTGCGAATTCCACAGCGGATTGGGTTGGTCGTAACTTTAGCTCAGTTGCTAAAGGTGTGCAGGTTGCCCTTAAAGGGGCAAACCTTGCGCATCGCCTGTTCGGAACCCATGTCATGGATTCAGGAGCACACGTGCTTCGTGTTGTTTCTATGAAAAAGATTCCACTCTGGAATAAAGAAATGCCGACAAGTGCCAGCCTTATCAAACCGGTACCTATTAATGACGGTAATCCGGATAAAGTAGTCTATTTCCCAAGCTGTATAAGCAGAACAATGGGGCCTTCAAAAGGTGATCCCGAATCTACAGACATTCCACAAAAAACGATCCAGCTGTTGTTAAAAGCAGGATACGAAGTACTTTTTCCGTCCAATATGCAGAATCTATGTTGTGGTCAGGCCTTTGCATCCAAGGGCTACACCGCACAAGGGGAGCATAAGTCAAAAGAACTTTCAGATGCCTTGCTGGCTATTTCGGAAAACGGTCTATACCCCGTTCTCTGTGATACAAGCCCGTGTTTGCATCGGATGCTCGACTATATGGATAAGCGCCTTACGCTTTACGACCCAATCCGTTTCTGTCTGGAGTGTCTGCCGGATAGACTCGATTTTGTAAAACTTCCACGTAAAGTTGCCATCCATCCGACATGTACTGTTCGGGAAATGAAGCTTGTTGAGCCGCTTGTTGAACTTGCCAATATGTGTGCTGAACATGTGGTGCTCCCAGCAGATGTCTATTGCTGTGGATTTGCCGGTGACAGAGGCTTCTCCTTCCCAGAGTTGAATAAGGCAGCACTCGCAGATTTACCGAAGCAAGTTGAAGACTGTGACGAAGCCTATTCAACAAGCAGAACTTGTGAAGTCGGCCTAAGCCTGCATTCCGGTCTCAAGTACCGGAACATAATGTATTTGGTTGATGATGCTACTGTTGTGAAAAAAGAATAG
- the pruA gene encoding L-glutamate gamma-semialdehyde dehydrogenase: MDTQLEAKIVERGKEFFKSISGEAPSIFNKGWWTGKVMDWAMKNEDFKVQLFRFVDVFPYLNTSESLSRHIREYFSGEDHEVPAVLKWGAGKASFGGKLTAKIMEKTIRSNIENMGRQFIVGQNTKEAVKGLAKLRKEGFTFTVDLLGEATVSEEEADAYRDGYLEVLDAIAEEQSKWKAHAGKGGDSSMDWGYTPKVNVSIKPSALYSQAKPVDIEGSVQGIYKRLEPIYRKVIEMGAFLCIDMESLKYREITLELYRRLRSAQEFRHYPHLSIVLQAYLRCTEHDAEQLIHWARTEQLPIAVRLVKGAYWDMESVLAKQNNWDFPVWMYKPESDIAFERVAKILLENHDIVYFACASHNIRTISATMEMAQSMTVPENRYEFQVLYGMAEPVRKGLLNVAGRVRLYCPYGDIIPGMAYLVRRLLENTANESFLRQSFADGAEVARLLENPEITLQRELAARPEPKPEEIVDGLPLFKNDAMIDFTIPKCRTAFPAAIKKVRESAGGVIPLYINGKEVQTEDVIPTTNPADYSEKIADVCQAGTAEIDAALEAADKAFLTWRDTPAKERAECLLKAAELARQRQYELSAWQVLEIGKQWDQAYHDVGEGIDFLEYYAREMLRLDKPRRMGRAPGEHNQLFYQPKGVAAVISPWNFPFAIAIGMCSAAIVTGNPVVYKPASISSRVGYNLVEIFREAGLPNGVFNYCPGRSSVMGDYLIEHPKVSMICFTGSMEVGLRIQNKASVVQPNQMQCKRVIAEMGGKNAIIIDDDADLDEAVLHVVYSAFAFQGQKCSACSRVIVLDPIYDRFVERLVKACQDIKIGRSEDPENYMGPLADASCQKTVMDYIKIAEEEGTILLKRDDHPADGAYVPLTIVGDIKPEHRIAQEEIFGPVLAIMRAATFDDAIAIANGTRFALTGGVFSRSPEHLEQARKEFRVGNLYLNRNNTGALVERQPFGGFKMSGVGSKTGGPDYLLQFLDPRVVTENTMRRGFAPIEEDDDWI; encoded by the coding sequence ATGGATACACAGCTAGAGGCAAAGATCGTTGAACGTGGTAAAGAGTTCTTCAAGAGCATCAGTGGCGAGGCTCCATCTATCTTCAATAAGGGATGGTGGACCGGTAAAGTCATGGACTGGGCGATGAAAAATGAAGACTTTAAGGTGCAGCTCTTCCGTTTTGTAGACGTATTCCCTTATCTAAACACTTCGGAGTCATTGTCCCGTCATATCCGCGAATACTTCTCCGGCGAAGACCATGAAGTTCCAGCCGTTCTTAAATGGGGCGCAGGCAAAGCCAGTTTTGGTGGTAAACTTACCGCTAAAATTATGGAAAAAACCATCCGCTCCAATATTGAAAATATGGGACGGCAATTTATTGTAGGGCAGAATACCAAAGAGGCAGTTAAGGGCCTAGCAAAGCTGCGCAAGGAAGGCTTTACATTCACGGTAGACTTACTCGGTGAAGCAACCGTAAGTGAAGAAGAAGCAGACGCCTACCGTGACGGTTATCTTGAAGTACTTGATGCAATCGCTGAAGAACAGTCCAAATGGAAAGCACACGCCGGCAAAGGTGGCGACAGCAGCATGGACTGGGGATACACTCCAAAAGTAAACGTATCTATTAAACCTTCCGCGCTTTATTCTCAGGCTAAACCTGTAGATATTGAAGGTTCTGTTCAAGGAATCTACAAACGCCTTGAGCCTATTTACCGTAAAGTTATCGAAATGGGGGCATTCCTTTGCATTGATATGGAATCGCTCAAATACCGCGAAATCACATTAGAGCTATACCGCAGATTACGTAGCGCTCAGGAATTCCGTCATTACCCGCATCTTTCTATTGTATTACAGGCATACTTACGCTGCACAGAACACGACGCTGAGCAGCTTATTCACTGGGCACGAACAGAACAGCTTCCAATCGCCGTCCGTCTAGTAAAAGGCGCGTACTGGGATATGGAATCCGTATTGGCAAAGCAAAACAACTGGGACTTCCCTGTATGGATGTACAAGCCGGAATCTGACATCGCTTTCGAACGTGTCGCAAAAATTCTGCTGGAAAACCACGACATCGTTTATTTTGCATGTGCTTCGCACAATATCCGTACGATCTCCGCCACAATGGAAATGGCGCAATCCATGACTGTACCTGAAAACCGATACGAATTCCAAGTTCTCTACGGTATGGCGGAGCCGGTTCGTAAGGGTCTGCTCAACGTTGCAGGACGGGTTCGTCTCTATTGCCCATACGGTGACATCATTCCGGGCATGGCATACCTCGTACGCCGCCTTCTCGAAAATACTGCAAACGAATCGTTCCTCCGTCAGTCCTTTGCAGACGGTGCCGAAGTTGCCCGTCTCCTTGAAAATCCAGAAATCACGTTACAACGCGAACTGGCTGCACGCCCTGAACCGAAACCGGAAGAAATCGTAGACGGCCTGCCGCTCTTTAAAAACGATGCTATGATTGACTTCACCATCCCGAAATGCCGCACTGCGTTCCCGGCAGCAATCAAAAAAGTACGTGAATCAGCCGGTGGTGTTATTCCGCTCTATATCAATGGTAAAGAAGTGCAGACAGAAGATGTTATTCCGACAACAAACCCTGCTGATTACAGCGAAAAAATTGCTGACGTATGTCAGGCTGGGACAGCAGAAATTGACGCAGCACTTGAGGCCGCCGACAAAGCATTTCTCACATGGCGTGATACTCCGGCAAAAGAACGTGCAGAATGCCTGCTTAAAGCCGCTGAGCTTGCACGTCAGCGTCAATATGAGCTCTCTGCATGGCAAGTGCTGGAAATCGGTAAACAGTGGGATCAGGCATATCATGATGTTGGCGAAGGTATTGACTTTCTCGAATACTATGCCCGCGAAATGCTGCGACTCGACAAGCCACGCAGGATGGGGCGCGCACCGGGTGAACACAACCAGCTTTTCTACCAACCGAAAGGCGTTGCAGCGGTTATTTCTCCATGGAACTTCCCGTTTGCGATTGCAATCGGCATGTGCTCTGCTGCCATCGTTACTGGTAACCCTGTCGTATACAAACCGGCGTCCATATCCTCCCGTGTTGGCTACAATCTTGTAGAGATCTTCCGTGAAGCCGGGCTTCCGAACGGTGTATTCAACTACTGCCCGGGTCGAAGCTCTGTTATGGGCGACTACCTTATCGAGCACCCGAAAGTATCCATGATCTGCTTCACAGGCTCCATGGAAGTCGGCTTGCGTATTCAGAACAAAGCATCTGTCGTCCAGCCGAACCAGATGCAGTGCAAACGCGTTATTGCTGAAATGGGCGGCAAAAACGCCATCATCATTGATGACGATGCCGATCTCGATGAAGCAGTACTTCACGTCGTCTACTCAGCTTTCGCCTTCCAAGGACAAAAATGTTCCGCATGTTCCCGTGTTATCGTTCTTGATCCGATCTATGATCGTTTCGTGGAGCGACTTGTCAAAGCATGTCAGGACATCAAAATCGGCCGTTCCGAAGATCCAGAGAACTACATGGGCCCCCTCGCTGATGCTTCATGTCAGAAAACTGTTATGGATTATATCAAAATTGCGGAAGAAGAGGGAACCATCCTTCTCAAACGTGACGATCATCCGGCAGATGGCGCATATGTTCCATTAACCATCGTAGGTGACATCAAGCCGGAACACCGAATTGCGCAAGAAGAAATATTTGGGCCTGTGCTCGCAATCATGCGTGCAGCAACCTTTGATGATGCAATCGCCATCGCCAATGGAACCCGCTTTGCCCTCACAGGCGGCGTATTCTCCCGTTCGCCAGAGCACCTCGAACAAGCACGTAAAGAATTCCGTGTGGGTAACCTCTACCTGAACCGCAACAACACTGGCGCACTTGTAGAGCGCCAACCGTTCGGCGGATTTAAGATGTCCGGCGTAGGTTCCAAAACCGGTGGACCAGATTACCTGCTCCAATTCCTTGATCCGCGTGTTGTAACAGAAAACACTATGCGCCGTGGCTTTGCGCCTATCGAAGAGGATGATGACTGGATTTAG
- the infA gene encoding translation initiation factor IF-1 encodes MAKEEAIEVDGVVQEALPNAMFKVELSNGHIVLAHISGKMRKFYIRILPGDTVKVELSPYDLTRGRIVYRSK; translated from the coding sequence ATGGCTAAGGAAGAAGCCATTGAAGTTGATGGCGTAGTGCAGGAAGCATTGCCAAACGCAATGTTTAAAGTTGAATTGAGCAACGGCCACATCGTTCTTGCTCATATTTCTGGTAAAATGCGTAAGTTTTACATTCGCATTCTACCTGGGGATACGGTTAAAGTGGAGCTTTCTCCATACGATCTTACCAGGGGGCGGATTGTATACCGCAGTAAATAA